The following proteins come from a genomic window of Dreissena polymorpha isolate Duluth1 chromosome 1, UMN_Dpol_1.0, whole genome shotgun sequence:
- the LOC127875800 gene encoding uncharacterized protein LOC127875800, which translates to MIKQMCGNLNTYIDECDNNSVGTSGGNEQYLKEEMCRNVVSILNEFDNITVKELDEMKAEVISIEGSVTSSIHKCTSLHNVLSQFHEIVQKIGDHKELCLIASIKCKHIIQQALTLLGKSGKAFNVQSNNKHNVRIPSDSDECWITGICVLTDGQVLVADRGNKRFKLLNQQYQVVSHCGVAEYVRDMCQITPSEVAVAVDDDNYTHNVQFITVTQSQLTLGRKLELQHGCKGIDHHEGELFICSGTALFKYTLSGKQVCRLYEDESAHETVDKCAVSPTGDRLYITIISSWQDKLLTLARDGTLLATYTDPALDGPHGLHVTPAGQVLVCGFWSNTVLQVGWEGESKLANLATQEDGVWYPQSVCYSSTTSSIIVGQLMDDNILVFRVE; encoded by the exons ATGATAAAGCAAATgtgtggcaatttaaatacttatatagatgaatgtgataataattctgtgggaacatcaggcggaaatgagcaatatttaaaagaagagatgtgtaggaaTGTTGTTTCTATCTTGAATGAATTCGATAATATTACTGTGAAGGAACTTGACGAGATGAAAGCTGAGGTTATAAGCATTgaagggtcagttacaagttctattcataaatgcaccagtcttcacaatgtcttgtcacaattccatgaaattgttcagaaaattggagatcatAAGGAGCTCTGCCtaatagccagcataaaatgtaagcatataatacagcaggcactgactctgctgggaaagtcaggcaaggcgtttaatgtccagagtaataataagcacaatgtgagaataccaagtgattcagatGAATGTTGGATCAcaggcatatgtgttctgacTGATGGGCAGGTGCTGGTTGCAGACAGGGGCAATAAGAGgttcaagctgctgaaccagcagtaccaggtggtgagtcactgtggTGTGGCTGAATATGTAAGGGACatgtgtcagatcacacccagtgaggttgcagtggctgtggaTGATGATAATTACACACATAatgtccagtttatcacagtcacCCAGAGTCAGCTCACTCTTGGTAGGAAGCTTGAGTTACAACATGGATGTAAAGGTATTGACCACCACGAGGGTGAACTGTTTATCTGCTCTGGTACTGCTCTGTTCAAGTACACACTGAGTGGCAAACAGGTCTGCAGACTCTATGAAGATGAATCTGCTCATGaaacag tagacaagtgtgctgtgagtcccacaggggacaggCTGTACATAACCATCATCAGCTCCTGGCaggacaagcttctcaccctggccagggatggcacactcctggctacatacacagacccagcactagatGGCCCacatggtctacatgtgacccctgcaggccaggtgctggtctgtggattcTGGTccaacactgtactacaggtgggctgggagggagagagtaagctggctaatctTGCTACTCAGGAGGATGGAGTGTGGTACCCacagtcagtctgctacagcagcacaacatcctccatcattgtgggacagttgatggacgacaacatcctggtgttcagagtggaatag